Part of the Falco biarmicus isolate bFalBia1 chromosome 4, bFalBia1.pri, whole genome shotgun sequence genome, TGAAGGACAAACAGATGTTTAATGAAGATGAATAGGGGTATCAGGGCTCTACATTCTGGGGACAAAAACAACATCTGAGCCCTTGATAAATTTAAAGACTGGTCCCCAAGAGGAGAAAgtaatggggtttttttgttgataCCGGAGGTGAACGATCTACAGTTTGGCACATCCCTTTGGGATGCTGAGCAAGTAGAGATACAGCTTTGGTAGTAGGAGCAACAGGGGAACCTTTCAGGGTtcctattattaaaaatgtaaaaattgaatttaaaagaacttgAAGTAATGGCTGGGGAAATTTATATTGACTTCCGTAAAAGGGTAATTgaatttacaaaaatgtaaagtaCAAGAGAACCGATGTTATCTTTAGTAGCTGATTGAACCTGCTTTTCCCTAATTTTCCAGGACCTCTGCTGGTGTTTGTTATGTTGGGAGTCGCACACATTGATAAAACTGGAGAGGGCAAGACCGGAGGGAATtggtgctgcagctgacaaGGTCTGCCGAGGGCTGCAACCGCTGAGCAGTATGACCCTGACCGGACCTCTCTTGATAAGGGTCCTGATTGGAACCCTGTGGGAAGGTGTGGACATCCTTTATACTTCCAACTttatattaagaaaacagagggatggataaagaaaggagaaaataaaaaacatcgTTTGTTATCTAGCTTGTTTTATCATGAGATGAAAACGGGAGTCAAATATGAAGTTCCCACAGTtgctaaaaatgtgtttgtcaAACtagttaaaaatataacaaaggGTAACTATTTAATCTTACCAATTGTTGTATGTAATTGAGTTACCGAAGTGAGTGTTATACTCTTGGGAATATTTGGGGGGTTGTTACTTATCCCTGTTTAATTCAATGTTTTACTTGATTAATAATTTGGGGGGTTGTTACTTGTCCCTGTTTGATTTGAGCATTGGAAACTAAAGACATGAATCAATAAggtaaacaaaaacaaaaggggggattgtgataaacgcagtcatgattcatgtcaaaaatagaatgtactgtgataagtgtaattgttgtaccctgtgtaaatctgggacctgtatcgcagttgtggtgagtgggcGCGTGTGGTTCTCCTTTGAGACAATGTGATGGCTTCCCCGTCCCCTGAGGCTGCTTGGAAAAGCCGCCAAAGGagataaagaaagagaaaccacGCCAGGGAAGGCCCGCCGAAGGAGACGAAgaccttgagatttgaaaaagcgCGCCACAGGAGAgccaataggaggagaaggcgTACGCTAACGGCCCAGTGGGGAAAGAGCGGGACGAACATCCGGCGAGAGGAGATTGGTCGAGATCCGGGCATAAAAGACGCTGCTGTTAGGACTCAGGTGTGCGTGTGGTGGAACCGAGTTCTCCGCGCACCCAgcgctggttttgcttttgtttctcaacctaaattgattgaaccccaaataaaattgttttaattgttatcgttTATAACACGGGCAACTGCTCAGACATGCCAGCTCTCCACCTCTCGTGGGACTCTACCATCACTCTACCTCTCTGCAACTCTCTGCAAAGCCTTTGCATTCATGTCAGCGCAGCCCTTTCGCTTGCAAGGCCACAGTGCCAACCGTAACCAGAGAGCTGGGGACATATTTGGCTCTGGAGATGTGTTGTCGTCCTCTACGACGAGGTCTGAAACACTAATGGCTATAACAACGCTGAAAAGTCATGCAGAGTTGGGCAGCAGAAGGAACTGAGGAGGGCAGGAGTTATAAAGTGAGCCATGGAAATGGAAGGACACAATTCATCCTGTTTTGCTGGGGAGAATCAGCCTCCtcctggagaacagaaataTTGCAAGCGTTTAATGAAGGAAAGGCAAAACCCGAAGGATGAAAGCTTCCCACAGCCAGGTTTTGCTTTAGCATCAATAAAATATTGCAGGGGGAGCAGGAAGGAcctcacagccctgctgacctGATGCAACAGCATGGGGCTaatgggaggggaagggaaagcacGAGGCATGCAGTTGATTTGTCTGGCTCCCCTGCATAAGTTCcatggaaggaagaaaacagcatgagATTCAAGAGGCAAATGAGATCAGTTTTAATCTAACAGTGGTTTCTATATTGCTGTCAGAGGTTGATCAGTGGCTTTTAAATCTGCATTTCAGCATGAAAAACTGGATGTGGCTTCAGCTAGGCAGGACAGGACCTGCCTATGAGGCAGGCACCAGATTTACTgtctcatttgttttaaaaaaaacccaaaccctcacaaacaacccaaaccacccATCATTTCTCTTCAAGTCAAAAACAGAGAAAGTGGCTGACGCGCACGTAACTGCAGCACACAGAGGCCTGAAGAAGTTCAGTGAACGGTACCACTGAAAGTTGCAGGGAAAGAAACTTTTGGACCTTCTTTTGCTTGGTTGACTTTTTGTGTTTGATGGGACTTTGCTCTGGCAAGAACCCCCAGGTCAGGGCTGGTACCCACAGGTTGTGGAGGTAAGcattcctccctgccccaggccTCCGAAGCCCAGCTAATGCTCAACCGCCCCCAAACCCACCAGCTCAGGAATTAGTGAGCCCCGATGGAAGATGCTCAAGGAGCTGGATCCTTGTGCCAGGCACTCAAAACAACCCAGCAGATCCTTCAGCAAAGATGGTGATAAAAGCATGTTCAGGACACAGTGCGGTCTGTGAACCAGCCGTGCCTCTTTCAGCGCTGCTCAGCTGGGGTTTGTTTCTAGGGAATAAACAATCCTCACCTCTCCCATCACAGCAATCGGTGTCTCCCCTGTTGCCTGGGCAACACGATGCTCTACCAGATAAAACATGTATTCGTCATAGAGCAGGCGAATCAGGTGGAAGGAGCCAAAGCTGGCAGCACTGCGCAAGGTGAGGTCACGGATCACCATGGAGCTGGAAAATGGCCGGGAAACAAAGTATTTGGGTTGAGTTTTACACTTGCATCACGGCTGATGTGAGTTCTTGACCCTGAAGGTACTGTGGGACACTGTGCTCTGTttctaaccctaacccaagaaTCAAAGTTGACAGAGCATCCTATCACCATTCCAAAAGGATACAGGAGACATAACACTCCATAACACTCCCTTCTGGACCAGGGCAGAGCAACAGTTAACTGGAGTTGCACAGGAGTAAAGAACTTATCTTTGGCTTTTCAAGGAGCTATTTACATGCCCTAAGCCCGATGCAGAAATACCtccaaaacaagaaagaaaacgTACCTATAGAAAGACCATTTCAGCAGGAATTGCCTGGCTGCCTTGGGGAAGCTGGGACTGCCCTCGTGATGCTTCAGCACTTGGGTAACAACATTATCCAGCCAACTGGCCCACTGGTCCAGAGaactctgctgctgcagggtgagcTTGAAATCCTGCTCCAGCTTCTGCACCACGCTTTCCTCGCACTGGCACACCCATGAGGCTTGCTCCTGCTCGGGAAGAAGGGTTGACAGTTACTCACGCCAAGCCTGCGTGGTTGTTGCATCCCAACCCAGGAATTCAACTTCATTTCTAGCAGACAAGGACTCCAAACCATCTCTGAACCATGTCTCCTCCGATCCGTCCAGACCACAGGACATTATTAACATTGGAACTATATTACTGTTGGTAGCACTACTTCTTACAGAAGGTCCTTAGTGCCTTCTCCGCTATTCACAGTGAGATGGCAAACTTACCTGGGAAAGTAACACTAAAACCATTGAATTGTTCATTTAATCCCTTTTTATTCTGGGAAATACGACACTGGTTACCAGCAGACAGTATCGAGTCCTAGTTCTGGACAACACAACCTAGGAAAAGACACTGTGAGTTACCTGCACGTTGGCGAAGTCGACCCGATTGAGATCGCTGAGCATCTGGTTGATCTGGGAAGtgttctgcagcactgcacgGGCGGCCTGAGCCAGGTGGTTCAGGGACGTGTATCTCCGTAACGTCTGGGCAAAGGCACTCACTACCCCGACCTGCAACACAGCACGCAGGGCAGCGCGAGCAGGATGCTGGGACGGCAACCTCTCCTCAACGCTGAGCTCAAGCACATGGCGCACATCGGCTGGGGTAACCCGCACCGTCCCACCCGCGCTGCTCTCCAAAGCACACACCAGCGCTCCCGAGCTGCACTTTTGCAGCATCTGTTGCATCCTGCAAAACAGCCCTATAGCATCTTGCAAACCAgcctctgcatttctttccctttaaacTAACAAGTTTCCACACTCTTGCTTCCAGCAGAGACCAGCATGGTGAGAACAGGCTGCAAGCTTTAGGAGAGCAGGAGTAGGATGGCGTTGGGTTCAGCCCCTGCAAGGCCGTTCAGTCCCTGAGGCGTCCCGTGCTTTCTAGGACAGCCTCATTCCAGTGCAGAGATTTTCTTCCACAAAGCTTTAAGTGCAATTGCAGGATGCAGGAATGGTTCTAATGGACAAGGGGTCATCAGCTGCTGGGACAAGGGAACTGCCCTACCTGTCCTCCCACTCCTTGCTGATTTTGGTTCATAATACTGTGCTAGTCTGAGGTACAGGTGGCCAAACCCTAGGAGTGATTTCCAGTTGCTGTGGAAAGCTGTAACAGGCACACACATGCACTCAGTGCATCTCCCCGACCTGCAACACCCTCCCTCCGCTTACCTTGGTCTGGACAATCTCGGGGGGAAATTCACTCATTGCGTTCATCAGCCAGCCTTCCAAACTCTTGGCAAAATTACGAATCGCCTGTGTAAGCGTGCCTGCAAAGAAGTCTACGGCGTTAGAAAGGCTCTGCACCATCTTTGGAGACCACTTTCTAGCTGAGGGCTGCTGCGGAGGCACAGCCTCTTGTCGGGTTAGCTGTGATCTGGGTTTAGCATCCACGAAACCAGCTGGCTCCCGAGGTGCACTCCAATTGTTCTTATTCTCTAATGTTGTTACTCAaacttttattcttattttcttattctttcttaTCCTTTTCTTATTCATGGTCCTTCTGAGCGTTTTCCAAATGTTGATGTGTGCTCTTTACAGacacaccagccccagcaccgtAGACTGACCAGAGCAGCTCAGAGGGACATGGCTTTCCAGTACTGCTCAGCCCGGTCAAGGGTTGAGCTGAGACCTCGGTGAGACCAACACATGCGCTTCACTGAGGAGCCAAATCAGAGAGAAACCCTTCAATATCCCACACTAACCTCCCAAATGAAAGTTGACCCCTAATTTCCAGGAGGTGTGGCAGGGGACAGGATGGTCCTACGTAAACAAAGATACTATCTCCAAGGAAACACCTCACCAGGATTAGTTTGTGCTTACTTGTGCATCAAGCCTATGCATTTACCTCGACTCCTAGCCAAAGTCAGGAGATGTGATATGCAataaaccaaattttaaaaggcatgGGAATTTCCAGGGGCCACAAAGCACTGTCGACAGAGAGCAATGCTGCAGCAGGAATATTGCCGTTGCCATAATATTTTAGCTtgtattcaaaacaaaaacctctaAATCAGGTTTTACAACGGAAATCTTTGTGACAAGTGGTAGCCAGACCGGGTGAGCCACGGACCGCTGTTTGTCAGACACGGCATCCCATGACTCAGCCCAGCGTGGAGCAGGATGGAGCAGGAGTCAGGACCACCCGTGCCTTCCCGAGCACGCTGCAGGATACTCACTGGGCACCGGTCTGAGCACGTCTGGGATGAGAATCTCCACCAGGGCCTGGTACAAGATGTGATCACAGCTTCTCATCCATTTGAGGATGGGTTCGTATTTGCACAGAGTGATCAGCTTGTCTTTTGGGAGGATCCCTTCATGTTCTTCTTCGCTGCCGGGGGGGTAGGGAGGCAGTGTAAGCAGCAGGTTTGCATTCAGTGCATTCACTCCTCTTCTTGATTTCTAACCCcagttttcatcagaaaaaagcCCATTCATGTTGCTTTCAAAAGGAAACCTTTGAGTTTGTACAAATCTCATCTGATTCTGCAAGCACCTCTCCATCCACGAGGTCAGAGCTCTGATCACAGTTTTCCCTCACACCCGCACCTCCCAgcacctgccctgcctgcctttgctTCTTCCATCCTCAGCCCTTCGCACACTTGTCTTCACACGTACGTGCGAATTGTGCACTTATTTCAGCAAGCAAGGGCTTAGCTGGTCCTCCTCACAGATGCAGCTGTTTCCAAAACCTTCACGCCTCTCTGCTCTCCCCTCTGTTCTaaacctcagcagctgcagcagtggaggacaaaaaaaaagtttgcagcTCATGTTTGAGCAGATTAGCTGgtattaacaaatactacaaATGGTTTCAAGGTGTTCAACACCTGGAGATGCTGAAGGctttcagaagggaaaagatgTGGTGTTTTGATGAGAACAGAGCTACTGTCTCTAACTGAATGAGGTCAATCAAGCCTGCATTGTTTTCACTTTATAGAGGTATGGAAGCTTTCCCCGCATGATTAAGGCATAAGATATTTGGTTAAAGAGCAAGCAGGGAGGACTGAAGCCCTAATGCACTGCCAGAGCATCAAAGCCGAGCTGCTCAGACACTACGCTGGGAACTGGCCATTTGGAAGGGCCTTTGCCCACGCGTTGGATCATTAAAGCCAAGCCCTGGACATACTATAAGGAGGTACTTATAGCCCCTGCCTGAGCAGTTTTACTAAGGGAACTCCACAGGTATACTCACATGGAGAAACTGGCCATCAAGTACCTAAACCTTCTGTTAAGTGGAAGCATATTCTGCATTTTATCATGCTTGCAGTTTGCCACTTTGATaatattctggttttatatttGTACATCTATAAAGCAGGGGGAGGGAGTGCTTTATTTACCTGTCTTGATTATTAGCAGCGGTACTGCTTTAGTGGTACCAGAGCACACAGCCTTGAAAAGACAGGCTGGTTTAGACTCAGCCCAGCAGAAACGCTGCCTCCAGCATCCAAGTGAGCCTCTTTGCACCTGGCACAGCTCTCTGGTGCTGCAATATGCCTTGAGGATATACCCTCAAGTAAAAGATTCTGAAACAATCAAACACAGCTACAGTGATTCTTTGTGGGAATGGGAAAATATCCGTTGGGTAGCATCTACTGAGGACAACAGGGCCGTAATTCTATAGATATGTATGGGGTATTTGCTTATATACTCAaacttttactgtttttcttctgaatataaAATGACCGCACTGGAAGTCCTTATCTTATCAGTAGAAGTGGACAATACAgacttttaatataaattttaagAAGAAACCTTTGCCTtctccattttctctgttttcacttACTTCCATTCCCTTGGCAGCAGACTACCAACAcataaaggatgaagaaaaggcaACAAGTCAGGCAGGAGTACAAAGATGTGAGGAGCTTTGTTTCCCACTACCTGCCTCAAACGAGGCAGTTAAAAGATCTGGGTCACCAGCCAAGAAGTGAGTTAGCCCAGATGTGATAGAACCAGAGAATCacttaggctggaaaagacccttaagatcatcaagtccaactgtagacccagcactgccaaggccaccactaaaccatggcCCTAAGCACCACGTccacacgtcttttaaatacccgCAGGGATGGGGTCTCAACCACTTCCCagtgcagcctgttccagtgcttgacaatcCTTTTGGTGAGGAAGTTCTTCCCAATATCCAGCCTAAACATCCCCTGGCACAAGgtgaggctgtttcctcttgtcctgtcacttgttacttgggagaagagatggaccccccctgcccacagcctcctttcagggagctgcagagagcgaggaggttccccctgagcctccttttctccaggctgagcacccccagttcccccagctgctccctgtcagactggtgccccagccccttccccagctctggacacgctccagcccctccgggtCTGTCTCATCACGGGAGGCTCCAGACTGAAGCCAGGATTCAAGGTGCAtccccaccagtgctgagcacagtggGACTATCACTGCCCCAGTCCCGCTGGCCATGGCACTtcagacacaagccaggatgctgttggccacctgggcacatgttcagctggctgtcaaccagcacccccaggtcctttgccaccaggcagcttcccagcccctcttccccaggcctgtagcgTTGCACGTCACTAAAACCTCAGAGCCTGAGACATCACTTGAGACCGATACCTCACGGCACGGAATCgttcctgcctgctcctgaTGACCATTTATGAAAGCAGCATCCCGTTCTCATCCATCTTTGCATTTGGGATGAGCACTGTTGACAGGAGGTATAAGGCAGGCAGATGTACAGAACCAGAGCAGATGCCTCCCTTGGAGGTCTGAACTCTCTGTGGTCATTACGTCATTAAATACTCCTGACACTCTTTGTAATGATTCTACAGGGAAGTAAATACTTTCAGGTCCTACAAAGCCCTCAAAATGCCTAATGAAGCTGAAAACacttcatgcattttaaaaataaaaaaaccaccaccagaAAATGGAGCATTCGGAAATAATCAGAGCACAACAGCGTACCTGGatggcagggcagcagagccATCACTAGATGGTGTTTTAGGACTCCAGAAGGATTGCCACAGTTTCTCAATATAATGAAACTGAAGATTCATTACAACATCCAAAGTTGCCTAACAAAGAACACAATTCATTAGCTGCTCCGCTAGCATCCTCTCACACAGTGTAAGCATAAATTTCATGTGCTGCCACTTAGATTAAataatttacaagaaaaataaaggaaagggCATTGTTTCGATAATGAACATAACATAAAACAAGTCACACAATGAAAACATAACATAAAGCACAATATTTGAGTTGTAATACGCAGCAAATCAAGCATTTCCTATTATATTCCAGCTTTTTCTAAGCGCAGGATATGAGATGAGCACATGAATTATGTCCCACATCAATtaataaatcaattaaaataCTCCAAATAATCACCTCACAGTGCCGCCTGTAAAGAAGCTGCAGAGTTTTCACATCGTTCAAGGTGAACCCTTCTTGTAAGAGGACGTTACCTAGATCAGGGGCTGGGAACTTGGGAAAGGCATGGGTTAcatctagaggaaaaaaaaggtcgGGAAACATGGTGAGAATTAGGAACACTTGGTTATGCCGGACTGCAGACGAGTACAAGGTGCTGCTGTCGCTGATGGCTATCTTTCGTGTTTCCATCGGGATGCAACAGGAGAAGTAAGACCAATAATCCAGTACTGTCCCTGGTTCGTGCTGTTATACTGggcaaaaagcaaacaactgcAGCCCATTTATTCCgtgtggaaaggaaaatgttttctttctctctgtaatAACAGAAACAAGAATATATTGTCCTCATCTACCGTGCTTCCCATTAGATTTTCTCCGAACCTGAAAAATGCCTCTCTGGTACAATGGGAAATATAATTGGGCAGCAGAGTATCAGGAGCAATTGTATTTCAGAGCTGGCCGGGATTTGCTCTCTCTACTGGAGGTGGTGGAGACATTCAGATCCAGGACCAGCAAAGCCAGAGGGCTTGTCTTCTCACAAGGAGCAGGTCCACACGGATCGTCTCCAATCAGATACGTACTGCAGCCTTTGCAATGAAAAGAACTGCCCTTCTCCCTCTGGCTGCCTGCCTTAGCACCGCTCTTCTGGAGCTTTGCTCCTTCCACCCCATTTGGATAAAACCAGACAGATAAAAATATACTAAAAGGAACCAACAGACCTGACGGCATAAGAAAAAAGCCTTCCTTGGGTAAAGGAGTTGGGAAATAAACTTAGCAAGTGTGACTTTACAAAAGCTTATTAGAACGTATACTATAATGGATAATATATAATAGTCTAGATttattagaaaagcaaacaaatgcaggacagccagggctTGCTGGACAAGACCTTCCTTCCCCTTACAGCTCTAAGCCGGGGCGTGCGGTATCTAATACGTTAAAGCTGTCTCCTCACCTATGAACTGCTGATGATGTTGACTTTGAGCAGCAACCGACTGCTCCGGCGTCGTGTGCGGGTTACTGTTGGACCCGCTCTCTGCCATGCCATCCATCTTCTGTGCTGGTCTATACCTAAATTTAGAGCATGGCTTGGGATTGACACAGGCACGAGCAAACACGTTCTCATTATATGCGACGCAGTGATGCAGACTCTCGTGTTCGTTGTGCACTACGTGAGGCTACGTTCAAGGCCAGCATCGTGAGGGCTGAGCATTTATATCACTTACTCATATGGAGGGGGGAAAATCAGAACCTCCTTTTGAAAAGCACTCCCCAAGACAGAATTAAAGGGGTTAAGAAGTTTGCCCAAGGtgacaccaaaaaaaagaaaaagaaaatgagaagcagaGCTGAAGTGGGTGCCAGAGCACAGGTTGTGTCTCAGgagctgaattttgcttttactttctgtttgggagctgaagaaataaattcctctgctccttcttccctccAGCAAGAACCAGAAGTGTCCATGCTTCCAGGAGACCATTCCAAATTCCTTTGTACATTGTTTTATATTCAAAATTACTCAGACACAAGACCAGCCACAGCACTATTTAACTTGCACTtttgcataaaaaaaccccaaaaaacccaaaaccccaaatctgCCCGAAAACAACACAACCCCCCAAGTCCTTTACACTGATTTGGCACAACCAACTCTGCGGCTGAGGTCTTACGAAGGCTCGGTCACAGTGATGCCATGAGAAGTGGCACGTGCTGGGGCATTCTCCGTCGCTGTGGGCTGAATCACGCCACTGGCAAACAGAGTAGGCAGATAAATGccattttcatagaatcatagaatggtttgggttggaaaggacctttaaaggtcacctagtccaacccccctgccataaGCAAGGACATCTTCAACGAGGTCAGGCggctcagagccccgtccaacctggccttgaacgtTTCCACGATGGGCACCCACCAGAATTACTCCCGGGCTCCTCCACTACTCAGAGCAGCCAGCAACTTGCAGCCCCGTCTCCCACAGCTCAGCGCTGGCACTTCAGCCACACTCGGGGCTGAGCTGTCCCAACACGTTCCCTTTGCTGCCAAGCGAAGCCTGATCCCAAGACGTGGCCTGCTGCATCCCTTGGGACAGGACCTTTGCCcacggcagggctgggggcacgcAGCGAGCTGCAGGGCACTGGGACCACCTACCTCTGCTTCTGGTGGATGGGCTGCTGCCTCATTGCCATGTACTGGGTATCCTCCTGCAGACGGTTCAGCGGAGACTCCGGCTTGAGACGGATCCCATAATAATGGTATTTGGAGTTTCCCCTGGAGAAGTATCAGCGTTGAAACCGCTCAGTGAAAGCCAGTCAATGGAAGGGACATCGTAGCCCTGCAATTTACTCTTGGGcttgttttgaaaacacagcctCCTTCTTACAGCACCCCTCAGTCTGTGGCCAAGCGCTGCTCGAACGGCCGAACCAAGGAACTAATGAATGCCATCACCCCctataaaatttaaaaccacACGTCGCAAAGTTCAGTGACATCCACATCTAAAAGCCGGCAAGGTTTGTTTCAAGTCACCCATGGTAACTGGAGAAGAAGAGACAAGTGCTACAACACCAAGTGTTATTAAACAGAATGACAGAAAGACCTCAGGGGACACTCTGCTATTTGGTTAGGGTTGgaggatttgtttttttccataaaaacaaACTTCCATGTTTATCTAGACTTGGATGGAACAAGTCTGACTGAATAGTCAAGTATgataagaaaaatgtctttctgttgCCAATGCTTTCACAGCCACAGCAACGGGCTTTGATGTGGCTTTGTTCTTGGAGTTGctcatttttaaagtttttgtaAAAACTGAAAGCTTTCTGCAAGCCAAAGAGGGTGGAatccttttccctttgcttgtCAGTGAAGCTGCTGTGATGCTCCTCAGAAGAATGCCTTTCCGTCACATTCGGCAGATGCGCCAGTTAAAAAAGTTTTTCCACCAAACCGGAATTTTTCAACCCCCAAGCATCTGCATTTGGGAGCAAGAAGGACAATTAGGCAGCCGTGGATACGTGATGACGGTATGTCCAACTCGGCTTTAGCCAATTTGTCGCTAATAATGGCTGAGCTGAGCCCTCCATGGGAGAGGAGACCAAGCCGGGGGGCAGAGCGGGGTCTCCAGAGCCCTTACTGGGGAGGCTTAAAATTCCTCTGCTGTGTCACAACGGAAGGGGCTGGAGGCACCTTCAATCCAATGATGCTTCCCACTGGAAAATTACACCGAGAAATTTAGGAGAGGGGCATGTGTTGAAGAATTAACCCTTTCTTCCACGCTGGGGGAATTTGCTCTTGCCCAGGGCATGGCTGAAGCGTTCAGCCATTGCCACCGTACAAAGGCTTTTACACCTCCCCAACGCTCAGGTGTGCAGCACGCTTCGGCCATGCCGCGAGTGATTTTTTGAAGTGCCTGCAAATTAAATACCACCTGCATTCATAACCTAAAGGAACGAGTAAGAAAATAACGGTGGACagctattttaatatttattcagGTTTACTGTACCCTTCCCAGCCTGCACATTTGCAGTTTTAAATGggatttttgcttgtttttttctttaatccttGATGGGATTAAAGAATTTCTCTcctctaaaaaaattatttcagagctCTTGCACTTGAACCAATCTACAGAAATCCACACTCCTCCCTGCTCTTCCTACGACTGTTGCCTCCACACTCCAGCTGTGGAATGCCCTGGACacatctggttttgttcttgtttagAAGCCCAAATATCTAAGCTTGAATTTCATTATAAAATCTTACACAATCAGAGCAATCACTACTTCTCCAGCATATtagctaatttttaaaaattaggagCTGGgataaaatgcaaattcagcTGTGCAAGCTGTGCAGGCGATCCCTTGAAGGACACATCTGTAATTACAGCCAGTGTACTTTCTTCTGTCGTGCTTTTGTTGTGTTATATGGATCTTCggtgttttaaaagaaaaaattctgtcaCGAGATTCAGCCTGCCACTTTGGGTATTGAAGAAGGAAGCCATTTACATCTGTACAGCTTGTCTGCATCAGAGATGTGGGCACGGGTTCTGCGATGGAGGACCTTTACCGGACCCAACGGGAGGAACCATCGCACTGTGCCAGAATTTTGACAGCAGCAATCGGGAAGATTAGTGACTTCATCTTTCTGAGACAGTAATGGAATCAGAAGAAGCCTAGgttcaaataaaatattctcaGACTCCTTAGGAAAAGGACACAGACCAAATTCCACTGTGTGGCTGGACAAGGCACCATCACCAGAGACCTGGAGCGTGTCCAAAATTCATTGTATTGTCCAGCCTCTCACACCTTTCATGGTGAGGGAGCAGCTTTGCCTAACAACACACAGAAATCACTCCATGCCTCAGAGCAGCCATCCCTTTCCCCACAAGACCATTCCCGCTTGTTCCTGTAGATCTTGGAGGAAACACCTGCGCCTGCTAAAGGCTGCTCGGTAAATTCTCAGTATGTGTGACAGAAGTTCTAGgagttggtgttttttttaaatgtagattCGCACCAACCTGGTTCCCAGGCGGCGGGTCCTCAGCCCCATGAACACCGAACGGATCAGTTTCCCGAAGGAAGCGGCATTCACTGGATCCAGTTTGTGCTCCTGGCAGTGCCGCAGGTAATGGTTGTAGAGGGAGCTCCTGGGAAGGCTGACGCCTTC contains:
- the RFX2 gene encoding DNA-binding protein RFX2 isoform X4; translation: MQSSEGGSDSAASVALHSSASAQAPVVQPVPASQQRVLVQAAGSAPKGAQMQQISVPRVQQVPQQVQAVQHVYPSQVQYVEGGEAVYTNGTIRAAYSYNPDAQIYTPSSAASYFEPQGGGAQVTTAASSPTAIPSHNMVGITMDIGGSSILSGSGACLIHGGMENTRHSLSHTSRSSPATLEMAIENLQKTEGITSHKSSLLNSHLQWLLDNYETAEGVSLPRSSLYNHYLRHCQEHKLDPVNAASFGKLIRSVFMGLRTRRLGTRGNSKYHYYGIRLKPESPLNRLQEDTQYMAMRQQPIHQKQRYRPAQKMDGMAESGSNSNPHTTPEQSVAAQSQHHQQFIDVTHAFPKFPAPDLGNVLLQEGFTLNDVKTLQLLYRRHCEATLDVVMNLQFHYIEKLWQSFWSPKTPSSDGSAALPSSEEEHEGILPKDKLITLCKYEPILKWMRSCDHILYQALVEILIPDVLRPVPSTLTQAIRNFAKSLEGWLMNAMSEFPPEIVQTKVGVVSAFAQTLRRYTSLNHLAQAARAVLQNTSQINQMLSDLNRVDFANVQEQASWVCQCEESVVQKLEQDFKLTLQQQSSLDQWASWLDNVVTQVLKHHEGSPSFPKAARQFLLKWSFYSSMVIRDLTLRSAASFGSFHLIRLLYDEYMFYLVEHRVAQATGETPIAVMGEFGDLTSLSPTLLDKDDISDLGSEVDTDARHMGEPLVKRERSDPGYSLQEI
- the RFX2 gene encoding DNA-binding protein RFX2 isoform X3 — translated: MSYWQHDWCEAEAFSFVDHWSTFQCERRLYEQDGLILQRVLVQAAGSAPKGAQMQQISVPRVQQVPQQVQAVQHVYPSQVQYVEGGEAVYTNGTIRAAYSYNPDAQIYTPSSAASYFEPQGGGAQVTTAASSPTAIPSHNMVGITMDIGGSSILSGSGACLIHGGMENTRHSLSHTSRSSPATLEMAIENLQKTEGITSHKSSLLNSHLQWLLDNYETAEGVSLPRSSLYNHYLRHCQEHKLDPVNAASFGKLIRSVFMGLRTRRLGTRGNSKYHYYGIRLKPESPLNRLQEDTQYMAMRQQPIHQKQRYRPAQKMDGMAESGSNSNPHTTPEQSVAAQSQHHQQFIDVTHAFPKFPAPDLGNVLLQEGFTLNDVKTLQLLYRRHCEATLDVVMNLQFHYIEKLWQSFWSPKTPSSDGSAALPSSEEEHEGILPKDKLITLCKYEPILKWMRSCDHILYQALVEILIPDVLRPVPSTLTQAIRNFAKSLEGWLMNAMSEFPPEIVQTKVGVVSAFAQTLRRYTSLNHLAQAARAVLQNTSQINQMLSDLNRVDFANVQEQASWVCQCEESVVQKLEQDFKLTLQQQSSLDQWASWLDNVVTQVLKHHEGSPSFPKAARQFLLKWSFYSSMVIRDLTLRSAASFGSFHLIRLLYDEYMFYLVEHRVAQATGETPIAVMGEFGDLTSLSPTLLDKDDISDLGSEVDTDARHMGEPLVKRERSDPGYSLQEI